The DNA segment CGTACATACGATGTTACAGTACGAAAAAAAGAAGAGGTATGTATACAGGTACGTAGGAAACTATACGACTATAAATAATTGAGGACAAATACAGATATTAATATTGGTGTAACCGTGTACATAATTATTGTGCGTGTGGATGTGCCTACGAAATAGGAGGTACTGTGGGTCTCACAGTTCGCGAGTGCGCGTGGGGTTCGTccctacaaaaataattatttagcataaacaattagtaatatttacaaagaaataaaaatatgtttaacgAAATCTAGTAGTACTATAAGACTGTTAATTCCTGGAGATTACTGTACTCGCAATAATTAGCAACAATGCCATGCTgccaaataaatatgaaaagaaaggaCAAACTGAAACCATTATAATGTCTAAGATAGTTAGTGCATCATATTGAGGGGGAATACAGTAATAAACGATTGTGTGTTTCctatttaatttgaaatttatttttacttattttcagatttaaaatgattttagatacaataaaaattaagaaaaataatgatGGTTGCGTTAATGAGTAGTGGCGTGAGGGTTGTCATGTCAGCTAGAACAGGCAGAAAATAAAAGAATGTGGGAAGCAGCTTTTCcccttttacatatttttaagctttgttcttcattctctacttttttttttaaaagaacagAATAGTACACAGTTTAAATCGCGGGCCctttcttaccaaaaaaaaatcacgggCCCTTTGCAGGGCCGTGCTTGACCACAAGCTGGTCAAGCATGTGCTTGgggccaaaaatatttataaacaatttAGGGACCAATTAGACAAGAATCATTGTTAGTTCAGTGGTTTATTATGCTTAGTCAATGGTCAAGGTCATGTATTCGAACCGCCATAATACCATTTTTGGGGCCAAATTGTTTTCTTTGCTTCTAACCTCTAAAAAGTCAGGCACGGCCCTGACCCTTTGTTTAACAGCTTCATTCACATAGTTAAAGTCtatcatatgttattttaattgtttttttttatcagcgttattttaattgttattttaattgTTCTAAAATGGTAAGAACTTCTATTTCCTGGCTCAACTTGTCTTTACGTCTAGGGGTACACTAATCAAATATCTAAGTTTTTAGAAATATGTGGTCCATTTACTTATCATAATAATCAATTATTCGATTCGATTTGATCCACAACTATCtggatataaaaaaaagtttatatttttaaccgATATCCGATTCGAAccgtataaataaaataatatataaataagacataaaattcaaaaataatattatttatttttcaaactttaataactaaaacaataaagttaaaataaaaaatattgtaaaacttacataaatatataataattatctaattttatatataattatgtaaatatatatatatttagatcaGATCAGATATTTCtctctaaaaataataattttgtgatttgctttgttTTTCACGTGTATTGCATATTAGTATATGTTTAGCTTCATAGAGTTATAGatataattttctttgtttgaatcgaaacaaataacgaatcatatcaaaatttatatatattttatctagCCTTAGGTCTAACCAGGAATGCCAATGAGTAATTCAGTTTGATTTATTGTGAAAAGTTTGATGTTGTAGACATGAGGAGGCATATAATGAACTAACAGTCTTATCATTctatgaaataaaaattgatgaaaaattaGAAATCTAAGTAAACagcaaaaaataatttgaagtgCATgtgaagttttttaaaaaaaagtgaagTTAAAATGTTTCTTAAGTTTCGACTTTAGAACACATGTCCTTCATTATGAggtacaccaaatttgttaCAAATTAAACTACAAAAAGCTGGCATCAGAAACCGAAAGCGATTTATTACAGTGATCATGATAGTGTAATAAGtacatattgaattttttgacctaaaattcaaaaaaacacaATCGTTTAACAGTTAAAAGGTTTTGATCTGCATTAgtaaaatatctttgattttagtatcttttttttttttaaaagggccaatttttgaattttatgtgttatttatatattattttatttatacggTTCGAATCGGATATcggttaaaaatataaactttttctttgattttagtATCATCTGAATAAAGTTaggtaaaattaaatttaaaatttaggtaaaataattgttatggttaaatcattttttacttttcagaagtatatatattttactactgcaacttttcacatatatatatatatatatatatatatatatatatatatatatatatatatatatatcttaacttttttaataaCTGAACAATACAGAGAAATACTCACACATATAACCAAAATAACCTATTTGATCATACGGTCTCTTTGGTTGAACGTTAATTAGATTGAACTGGAAAGAGTGTTTTGTGTACAGAAATTTTACCCTTTACAGGATCACTAGCTCAAAAATGATAATTTAGAGCCAAAAACGTATTAATTAAATCGTTGAACGATAGGGTAATGGAATTAATTAGCAGTGATGATGTTACgccttttttttgtcatccgaTGATGTTACGCGCGCTTCTAGCTTGCTGAAAAGTTTTGAGGAAATAGTGAAACCGAGATGTGTAAACGGTTATTGCGTTCGCGCCATGGACAGCAGACATTTGATTGCACCACAGTTTTCCTGAGAATTTGATCATACTTTGTAACCAATAGCGAAGTagcactatatttttttttttggtcaaacactatatataaaagttcaaaatatataagttaaGGATGACATGCCTTCAAAACTTCCATTACATATAACAAGTCTTGTTATGACCGGAAATGATAAACGTCATTAATGTACATAAATccattttattcaatatttttaatgcTAATTCATTATGatataacaattttaaaaatgattacatatttacatgtattATTTTACAACCAATAGTTCTATCTACTTTAAAAGGGTTTATATTTAAGTACACCAACTCGATCCACCTTATGAAAATCCACGTCTAACTAATTTTATTTGCATCATgttaaaaatttcatataaatcATTCATCTATTAATCtacataattatttaataaattgctTAGATTCAAAATCCTAATTTTATAATGTTTAAACATTAATGAACCGTCATTCAAACAATTTTATTAAAGGGCTTCCACATTTTTATTCAATATttcattttgttataattaagtTTATAACAATATACATTTAGTGGAGATGTCATATTACAATTTCTCAAGCGTGGTGGTTCCCACAGCCAAGGGGGAATGAGATAGCTATCTAACTATATTTATATCTCCACAACCTCACTCCTTTCCCTCAATCAAACACATTCATTCCTTCTCCATCGTCGTCTGATTCAAAGGTCAGTTCCAATGGCTGATAACACCGACCGGAGAGCGATATGGGGAGTTCCGGAGAAGCTTCAGCTTCACATAGCGATGCTCACGTTGCAGTTCGGTTACGCTGGATTCCATGTGGTCTCGAGAGCTGCTCTTAACATGGGAATCAGCAAACTCGTCTTCCCTGTTTATCGTAACATCATTGCcttgcttcttctccttcccTTCGCTTACTTCCTCGAAAAGTAACATTCCTTAAAACCCTTTTCTTGTTAGTTGCTTGTGATTAACAAACAATTTAGTAAACTAATTTAcatacttattttataattaggaAGGAGAGACCAGCGATTACACTCAATTTTCTCATTCAGTTCTTCTTTCTGGCACTCATCgggtatatataatatatatactcctcacgttatattttcaataacaaaatTGGAGTAGTAATTAATATATTAGTGACTTATTACACGACACAGAATAACAGCGAACCAAGCGTTTTACTTGTTGGGACTGGACTACACTTCACCAACATTTGCTTCTTCCATGCAAAATTCTGTTCCCGCCATTACCTTTCTCATGGCTGCTCTTCTCAGGTATTGATCCATttcagttattaaaaaaaaaacaagatataatttaaaactcCTGGCCAGCTATAACGAACTACTTTAATACTTTCGTTTTGACTTTTCAACGTGTAGAAGAATGAAACCTACCTTTAGTggacataatattattattcttttataAGATTTAGTCGACATAATATTATACCTAGAGATAACATTGAATGCCTATTGATAATaagttataagttataactaaTGTGATCACAATAGCAATGACACTGATTATATGTTATGTACGTAAAAACAAACCAGGATtgagaaagttagaataaaccGAAGAGACGGTATCTCCAAGGTCTTAGGAACAGCTCTTTGCGTCGCTGGAGCTTCCGTCATCACTCTCTACAAGGGTCCAACAATCTATACTCCGACTAGCCACCTCCACGCTCACCTCCTCACCACCAACTCCGCTATCTTAGCGCCGCTTGGAGACGCCGCGCCAAAAAATTGGACTCTTGGCTGCCTCTACCTAATAGGTCACTGTCTCTCGTGGTCCGGCTGGCTCGTGTTTCAAGCTCCGGTTCTTAAATCTTATCCGGCGAGGCTCTCGGTTACGTCTTACACCCTTTTGTTCGGAATCATCCAGTTCGTGATCATCGCTGCTTTCTGTGAAAGAGATTCTCAGGCTTGGGTTTTTCACTCCGGTTGGGAGCTTTTCACCATCCTCTACGCAGTCAGTTTCTTTTTTACCTTTTCACTTTGAcactatttattaatattattatatccgttctttaaaaaaatatttttctactatTAAATATACATTGAATCGCTTATCGTTCATCACTTTGGATTCTCAAATCTAAAACTTTAAGCCAATAGTAACTTAATGAAttcaattattttcaaattataattttattattaaatttttcaaaaggtTACTAACTAATAATAACTTATAGAAAACATAAAGTCATCTTTgtccaacaattttttttcttaaaacatttattttaat comes from the Brassica napus cultivar Da-Ae chromosome A7, Da-Ae, whole genome shotgun sequence genome and includes:
- the LOC106353537 gene encoding protein WALLS ARE THIN 1, with product MADNTDRRAIWGVPEKLQLHIAMLTLQFGYAGFHVVSRAALNMGISKLVFPVYRNIIALLLLLPFAYFLEKKERPAITLNFLIQFFFLALIGITANQAFYLLGLDYTSPTFASSMQNSVPAITFLMAALLRIEKVRINRRDGISKVLGTALCVAGASVITLYKGPTIYTPTSHLHAHLLTTNSAILAPLGDAAPKNWTLGCLYLIGHCLSWSGWLVFQAPVLKSYPARLSVTSYTLLFGIIQFVIIAAFCERDSQAWVFHSGWELFTILYAGIVASGIAFAVQIWCIDRGGPVFVAVYQPVQTLVVAIMASIALGEEFYLGGIIGAVLIIAGLYFVLYGKSEERKFAALEKAMIHAEHVIERAPVSRGSVKSSITAPLLHQSTDNV